The following nucleotide sequence is from Triticum dicoccoides isolate Atlit2015 ecotype Zavitan chromosome 7B, WEW_v2.0, whole genome shotgun sequence.
ctcaccactcttaatttaatttgattgggtttaatgatgatgcttaattgggattgagttgggtgaaccttctcaatatttcacaaccaccatgatagttaaataaaatttattcctttgttgtaggaaaaaattggctttatgcaaaactgtaaccatagagctttccaccagccatatatgcatgcagtgatagcattattctgttcattactctctatgtgttacattgcgagcacattccatgtgctaacccgtttcgggctgcaacgttcatgttgcagacttttcagacgatgagtaaggtgccttaggtcgtgatctttcactcagtgatgccgttggagttgatggactcgctttatcttccaagccttccgctgttatcgtatttagatggccttaagccatatttattgtaataagttctcttttgagacattcgatgtaataagtgtgtgattgctactctgttataaatccttcaagtactgtgtgtgtcagcattactggtcCAGGGATGATACTGATGCACAGagttcagactgtttgaggtctggtcgctacatctgtagtggtggagcctggacccgccctgtacGCAACAAccgggagtgcaacgggcgatgggcctagaccccggagtgcttaggaggtagaccggcggggacctctctactaagcctaggtagggctgtgacgtgttgatctttcgaggctgggcattgacccagaaaagtgtgtctggccagagtaatcaagcgtgttggaaaacgtggtgcatcCCTGcatggaagattatctattaatagccgtgtccacggtaacggacgttcagacttatatcctgatcttatacaactacaaatggatacttggatatgtggctccgggattgctttctcgcagggagtcaaggaaggatctctgggcgttgtttctacaacatgcttgttaaatataaaaatgctattctttactattctacatgctgcaagatgctcggagctgcttgaagatgctagtctttgataggctaggccttccccctctattctggcattctgtagttcagtccacaaatacaaaccttccatttgataccaatgcatacttagtatagatctgatgcttgcgagtactttggatgagtactcacggttgctttgctacccctttttccccttctttcttctttccggttgatgcaaccagatggtgaatccttggagccagatgccaccgccgacagATTCTGCTACGTGGAGACCacagacgaccaggagtagttaggaggtcccaggcaagaggccttgcctcttcgatcgtgttgcttgtgCTAGCCTTGTTAAGGCATCCTTctgttaacttatgtctgtacttagatattgttgtttccgctgactcttgtgtatcgagctatgtattcgagccctcgaggcccctggcttgtaatataaagcttgtattcttttatttatgtttagagttgtgttgtgatatcttcccgtgagtccctgatcttgatcgtacacatttgcgtgtatgattgaatcgggggcgtcacatcgtcGCTCTGATTCTGACGTAAAAGATACGACGGGGGACTATGCAAGGTCGGCGGCACTGAAGATCAACGAACAGGCTACCTGTTACCCATCATCGTCACCACCAGGCCTATGCGTTGCAGCTCCGACTTCACAACAATAACACAACCAAGGCAAATCCCGAGAACATGTCGGAGAAGAACTATCGCAACCACTGCCTCGACCCTGACATCACTCACCCATGTCATCATCGCCATAAAATCCTTGACGCCAACACCGTTGACTTTCATCGACCTCGTTAAACGATGCCCAATTCCAAAAACACCCCCTAAGGGAGAAACGACGCCATGGTGCCTCCAATGCCCGATCAcacagatctagggtttcctctAAAGCTGCAGAGGCCGTGGCTAGAAGTATCTCCTCGTCGATGCCAACAAGAAGGAAACGACACTCAAAAGCGTCATCATCGTCGTCTCTGGTAATGACCGAAGACAAGACTTTCACCTAAATCCACCTTCCAAGCCGCACACACCACACACTCGCAAGCCCACTAATGAATCACCACAGCCAATTTCAGGCGGATCTACCTCTCCCCCACTAACTCCTTACCAGGTCATTGCTCGGTTAGCCTTCACGAGCCTGCCCCCTGCCGCCGCTTGCTAGTTGCACGCCGACGCAAAAACCGCTCGCCCCAAACGACATCCATGGGCTTGTCAAGGATGCCTAGGAGCTATGCGGTAGCGAGACGAGTCTGCTTGTGCGAAGAATTTGGAAGAGGATCATCGGGGGAGATGAATTTGTCCGATGAAGTCATCATCTTGACATCCTTCTCGTAGGGATAAATTAACTTCTCCTCATTGTCATGGTATCATTGGGGTGGCGAAAATTCATTCGTCTTGGCCTTGTTTTCAAACGAGTTGAATCAAAGTGAACATGCAGACAAAAATAACATGATAAAATTTCATTTTTTTGAGTTCGCGAACTAAAATAAGCACGCGGGATAAATTCTTATGTCATTACTGTTGAATTTCACCAGATATTTCATTTTTTTGGGGAGTACATAATGAATAGATGAATTGGTGGGGTAAAAAGACAGGCTAAAATCTCCCCAAAGCCCCCCAAGACCAGCCGCCGTGtcgtcgccgccgacgacccaatCCCCTCCCCCAAACTACCCCGCCGTCCCGCcccgccgcgtcgccgccgccgccacctccgtcCCGCCCTCCCTCCTCGGGGCATCGCGCGGCGCGCTCCTGCGGTTCCCACCCCGTCCGCCGAGCCTCGAGGTACGAGCTAGGTCGTCTCCGTCCGGCGATCCTCCTGCTCAAATCCCTTCCCGGATGCGCGCAGTCTAGGTCCCCATGCTCCTGTGGCGCCGCAAATGCGTCGCCGAGTGCCGCAGGCACGCCCGCCTCCCTCCCGCGGCGCAGCCATCCccatcccctcgccgccgccgccgcctctccgtgCTCGCCGCCTGTGCGCACCACCCGGACGATGAAGCCACCTCGAGCGGCGAGGAGAGGCCCAGCTGCGCCCCCCTCGGCGAGGTTTTCCGAAGAAGGGGCTGCGCTCCCGGTGAGATTACCAGGAGAAGGAGCTTTGCTCCGAGCCTGAGCTCCGCCGGCGTCGTCAGGACTCTTCAGCGCCTGGAGAGGAAGCCTGCCATCGCGTTCGCCTACTTCAAGGACACCGAGAGCATCGGCTTTCGCCATGACCTCGCTACCTACACTGAGATCATCCGCGTTCTGTCACACAAGGGCCAGGGGAGGATGCTGTTTTCCTTGTTCCGTGAGATCCTCTCGCCGGcagatggcggtggcggcggccctgAGATCGTGCCTCTCATGGATCAGCTCAGAAAGACGTGCACTACTTCGTATGCTCTCTTGTTTGCGACTAATTGCTTGATCACGACATGCACCGCTTGTTGCAGTGCACCGGACACAATAGGGCTGTTTGGTGACCTCTTTAGGCTTGGAATTGTCCCGGCAGTTTTGACTTGCAACATACTACTCAAATTTGCAGCTGAGAGCGGTGACTCGGAGATTGTTGTATTGGCTTATGATCAAATTAAGCTCTTTGGATTGACTTTGGATGCTCACGCATTAGGCCTTATCACCAGGTCTCTCTTTCGAGAAAAGAAGGCAGACAAAGCATTCCAAGTGTGGGTTGAGATGATTGAAATGGGGGTGAAACCAGATATACATGCATACTCATCATTTATAACCGGTCTGTGTGATTGCGGAAAGATTGATTTGGCCTATGCTATTCTGCAAGAGATCAGCAGGGAGGGGGTTCAAGTTGAGCCCATGGCTTATAACATGGTAATGGATGGGCTGTGCAAGGAAATGAGACTGCAGGAGGTTGAAATGCTCTTGGAGAACAAGGCGAGGCAAGGTTTCACCCCAGATATATATGGTTATAGCTATCTCATTCGGAGTTACGGCAAAGCGGGCAACTTACTCAAGGTGTTGGATCATTATCAAGCCATGGTATCCCATGGTTTCGAAACAAATTGCCACATTGCGAGTTACCTTCTACAATGCTTTACGAAGTTAGGCATGACATCTGAGGTTACAGAGCATTTCCAGAAACTGAGAGATTCGGGACTCCATGTAGATGGGGTTCTGTATAACATTGCCATTTATGCTCATTGCAAGCTTGGGAACATGGATGAGGCAGTTAAGCTACTGAGAGAAATGAAGGCTGAGGATCTGACACCTGACAGAATTCACTATACATGCGTGATCAAGGGTTATTGTTTGAGGGGAGATGTACCAAATGCACGTCAAGCGTTTGAAGTGATGCTGAAGGCAAATGTAAAGCCAGATGTAGTTACATATAACATATTGGCCAGTGGGTTTTGCAAGAATGGTCTTGTTACAGAGGTGTTTGGCCTTCTAGACCATATGGCGGATCAAGGGTTAGAGCCTAATTCACTCACTTATGGTATAATAATTGATGGGTTTTGCAGAAGTGGCAACCTTAGTGAAGCTGAGGTGTTATTTAATATAGTAGAAGAGAAAGGAATCGATCGCATTGAAGTATTGTACAGTTCAATGGTTCGTGGCTATTTGCATTCAGGCTGGACTGATCATGCTTACATGCTTTTTCTTAGGGTTGCTAAGCAAGGAAAATTTGTGGATCATTTCTCATGTTCAAAGTTGATGAATGACCTTTGTAGGGATGGAAATGTCCAGGGAGCTTCAACAGTTTGCAGCATGATGTTAGAAAATAATGTTATTCCTGATGTAATTTCATATAGCAAACTCATATCAGCCTATTGTCAGACAGGAGATATGCACAATGCTTGCTTATGGTTTCATGATATGGTTCAGCGAGGACGTTCTGTTGATGTTATTGTATACACTGTACTAATGAATGGTTACTGCAAGGTTGGCCAGATGGAAGAAGCTTGCAAATTGTTTGATCAGATGATAAACTTAGGTATTAAGCCTGACGTAATTGCATATACCGTGCTACTGGATGGTCACCTAAAAGAGTACCTGCAGCGGTGCTGGCAGGGCGTGAGTAAGGAGAGAAGGACCTATCTTCTTAGAGTAAAGCAGAACAGGTTGCTCAGCTCTATGAAAAAAATGGAAATTGAACCTGACGTACCCTTTTACACCGTATTGATAGATGGGCAGTGCAAAGCCGATTTTTTGGAGGAAGCCCAGGGACGATTTGCTGAATTGTTGCAGAAAGGGCTTACTCCTGATCAATATGTATACACAGCTCTTATAAGTGGATATTGCAGCCAGGGAGAAATAGAGAAGGCACAATATCTTTTTGAAGAAATGGTAGACAGGGGAATAAAACCAGATGTACTGACCTTTTCTGTATTAAATCAGAAAACCTTGAGGGAAAGGCagtatgagtgacatgtatgattttGCTGCAGTTATATCCATTGAAATCACGTCAGCGAGGTAATATTTTGTAAGTCACAAATTTACTGAAAGCCCGGATCTAAGATTTTTTATTTTGCTTCCACTTGAATATGTGATGAAATTATGATTATGATATCCATTCATGTGCTTAGTGCTTAATGTTTTGATGTGTAATGCTCTTAGCATGCATTATGTTTATGCAAGCTCATGAGAATTTAGGTGCCTTACAGTATACATGTCGAAGTGAAATGCATAATTTTCAGAAGCATACTTGTTTAAAAATCGTTCCAAGATATGCCATACAGAAGATGCTGGCGAAGTATAGAATCTAGTATTTGTTAGAAAGTGAATGACAAACTTCACCACACGGGAGAGCATAATGCATGACTTCATTAGTGTATGAAACTGCTTGTGTATATAAACACATAAATGTATCAGGGAAATTTGGCATCCGTGTGCACCCCCAACGTTTTTCCCTTGGTAATATTGAAATGAAAGCCAAATTGTTCAATAGATAGCCATTGTTATCTACATTAAGCTAATTGCAGTGATCAAAGTATTACTGCTTATAAACCCAGATGTTTGAGGCTTCCTTACCATGTGCTCTGTTGCGTCAAACTGGAGTTTTGCTGTATTGGACTTCATGCTTGTACTGTAAATCCTTGCCTCTAAGCTAATTTGACTTATACTTTAAATCCTCGCCCTGGTCTGTTAACCTGGTGTTTTTAGTTGGGGATATTTACAAAGGTCACCAAAACGAATTATTTCTGCTGAAAAGATGGTAAGTTCTTCCCTGTTTGGTTCCACTCGCATATCAAGGACTGAGTGTTTCGATTGCTGGTAAAGCAAGCCGTAGAGCTTGTGGTGGCTCCGGAAGTCTTGGATGCGGCTGACTAGAAGCATTCCTTGTGGAGGCTCCAGAAGTCGGAGGCTCCGGAAGTCTTGGTGCAAGGTAGAACTAAAGTTTGGCTGCAAAACTACGTAAGGGAGATTTAAATGGCGTTAAACGCTGATTGTACCCCTGTTGCTAACTAATTAAAGTTCTAAAAAAACTAATATAGGTCATAAACACAAATTATTTTCACAACAAATGGTAATATTTGGTATAAGTAAAAGCTACCTGCAATGCAAGGTCAAGAATTGCTGCAGATAATATTGATATATTTGAATCCACAGTGACTTCATGTTCACACTTCATCCAAAGTTGCAGCATGATTCGACTATTTAGTTCGCATGGTTCTGCACCTGCAGATTCTAGGGGATTTTTAAACTGTTTGTGTGATTCATTTTCACACTTACTACCCACTGGACAAAATTATTTGCTGTATTCAGGATTACTGCTTTTGAAGTTTGTGTATAATATAAATATTAATGGATGTGCTATGATCTTGTGCAGACGAGACAGATCAGTCATAATGTGGCCAAGTTCAAATTTGCTCTCCACACACCTACTTCTGTGTTGGGCCTTGCAATTGGCCCATATATAAGCTGCAGGTCTGAACACTTCTACTGCTTATATCCTGGTCTACAATTATGACGTTGAGTTGAATGTTCATTCTTTTTGGTTCATGGGGTGAGTCGAATATTCTGATTCTGTTTTATGTATTTTGTTAACTGACTGCAGTGGGAAGGATGCTACTGGTGAGGAAGTAACCAAGCATTATACTCCGACTACACTGGATTCTGATATTGGATGCTTTGAACTTGTTATAAAGGTAACTTATCGTAAACACGTTCGAACCTCACTGCATGTATCTTATCGTTGATTCTGATGGTAAAAAGACTATGTGACCACTTGACTAGAATAATTTGCTTCATTGTACACCACATTATTAATTCACTTCTGAAGGTATGCTGCAGCCAAATAGTTCTTTCAGAACATGACCAACCATCCACACTTATGAGCTGTTATATTGTGTTAACTGCTGTGTTATGATTCGACCAACCAAATTCGGTTGCCATGAAAAGCAGTGCACTGATTTTAAATACTACTCCATCTAGTACCGTATAAACGGTTCATAGAATTGTCCATTGGATGGCACAGTATGTACAATTTTTAGCTGCAGCTGTCATGGTTGCCTTATCCAACATTAGTATGTTAGCCtgttatatactccctctgttcctaaatataagtctttgtagagattttactatgaaccacatgcggatgtatgtagatgcattttagagtatagattcactcattttgctccgtacgtggtccacagtgaaatctctccaaagacttatatttaggaacggagggagtagtaaaatttgcaTGTGACTGAAATTTTCAGGTGAGCTCCTCCTGTTCTTATCATCATTAGGCTAATTAATTAAAAGTTAGAATGGTAATAATATGATTATTGCTTTGTTGCATGTCCATTGCCAAATGCTAACTATGGTTCTGTGCATGTATTTTATTTTCATCAGGAGGTTTCTAACTAGTGGAACCTATAGCACTATTAATATCAGTAGCCTGCTTAAGGATTGACCGGATATTTATGAGTAATTATTGATTAGCAAATTTCCTTTGAATATTCAAACTGCCATAAAATCTCCTTCATTACTTGGTAATGACTATTATCCTTCTTCCTTGCACTTGGCAATATATGTGTCTTCTAATAGACATTTCAATCCGTCTCATAAAAGGTATTGTTTTGCCCCTTTGGTTACATAACATCTTAAGCTTTTCCATTGATTTATGGAAATCGTTTCTTTTCAACCGGATGAAAACACGATCGCGTAAACCGCTCACTCCAAGCGCCACGCGTCCAGGTGGGGCCCGCCCACACCCAGCCTTATCTTCTCGTCTCTTCCTTCCAACTGGATCGAtacccttcttttctttttctcttcccCGCCGCTCGCTCGCCCTCAGCTCTCGCCGCCATGGACACGCGACGCTGCGAAGCTCCAAATCGGCGGTGCCTCCAAGCTCCACACGCGCTACTGGTCCCCCAAGCTGCACCACGATGCTGCCCAAGCCCATGCGCCGGTGCTGTGTTGTAGCGCCCGTCGTTGACGCGGCGGTGGTGGGGGTCGGCGATGGCTGCCGGCGCTGCGACGCAATGCTCATCGGCGCTGCCAGTGCTGCTGTGCAGCATTCGACCCGCTGCATGAGAGGCACAGGGCGTGGCGATGCAGCTCTCTTCGGTGCTGCAGGAGCTGCGATGCGGCGCTCGTCAGGGGCTGCAAAGGAGCTTCATCGGGGTGCCGTCGGTGCTGCAATGAAGCGTGCCCCGGCGCTGCAATGGAGCGCCGTCGGGATCATTAGGCTGCAATGGAGCTCTGCCGGTGCTGCATTGGAGCGCCGTTGATGCTGCAATGGAGCTTCGTCGGCGGGCATGGACAGCAGCGGGAGCTCCCGGTGTTGCACCAGATTGGTGGAGGGAGGAATGAGTCGACTGATCCAACGGATGTGGAACAGGTGATCAGACGGCTGTCAACCCGGCTGATTTCTCCCAGTTGATTTGTAGCAGCGCCCTTGGTTTAT
It contains:
- the LOC119339938 gene encoding pentatricopeptide repeat-containing protein At2g26790, mitochondrial-like, whose amino-acid sequence is MLLWRRKCVAECRRHARLPPAAQPSPSPRRRRRLSVLAACAHHPDDEATSSGEERPSCAPLGEVFRRRGCAPGEITRRRSFAPSLSSAGVVRTLQRLERKPAIAFAYFKDTESIGFRHDLATYTEIIRVLSHKGQGRMLFSLFREILSPADGGGGGPEIVPLMDQLRKTCTTSYALLFATNCLITTCTACCSAPDTIGLFGDLFRLGIVPAVLTCNILLKFAAESGDSEIVVLAYDQIKLFGLTLDAHALGLITRSLFREKKADKAFQVWVEMIEMGVKPDIHAYSSFITGLCDCGKIDLAYAILQEISREGVQVEPMAYNMVMDGLCKEMRLQEVEMLLENKARQGFTPDIYGYSYLIRSYGKAGNLLKVLDHYQAMVSHGFETNCHIASYLLQCFTKLGMTSEVTEHFQKLRDSGLHVDGVLYNIAIYAHCKLGNMDEAVKLLREMKAEDLTPDRIHYTCVIKGYCLRGDVPNARQAFEVMLKANVKPDVVTYNILASGFCKNGLVTEVFGLLDHMADQGLEPNSLTYGIIIDGFCRSGNLSEAEVLFNIVEEKGIDRIEVLYSSMVRGYLHSGWTDHAYMLFLRVAKQGKFVDHFSCSKLMNDLCRDGNVQGASTVCSMMLENNVIPDVISYSKLISAYCQTGDMHNACLWFHDMVQRGRSVDVIVYTVLMNGYCKVGQMEEACKLFDQMINLGIKPDVIAYTVLLDGHLKEYLQRCWQGVSKERRTYLLRVKQNRLLSSMKKMEIEPDVPFYTVLIDGQCKADFLEEAQGRFAELLQKGLTPDQYVYTALISGYCSQGEIEKAQYLFEEMVDRGIKPDVLTFSVLNQKTLRERQYE